CAATCGATGTAATAAGCGGCCCAAGCTCCCGCACAACCACCATGATCATTATTTTCCCGAAAAACTCGCCGGCGCCGAATTTCGGCATATTGGTGGTTGCCTGAAAAACAATAGTCACCCCGCAAAGCATGGCAACCGTTGCTATCAGAGGCAGTGCTTCAACACCCGTAAAAAGTATCTGGCTGACGATCTGGCGCTGGGATGATACATAATCCCGCCGTCCCATGCGGATAAAAGAACCAACGGTCTGCAGATACAGAGAAGTCACTTCAGAGACTTTCCTCACAGCCGAAACACCGGATCCTCCGACTTTTTCTATGGCCTCAATGATATTAGTCATGGTAATTTACTTATCACACCCGGATCGCTCACGCCATGAATAAAAAGCTTTCCAGAAACGCTCCCGCGAGCCGGAATCGACAATGGAATACATCACCGGCTCAAAGGTGAAATGAAAAATTTCCCGGTATTTTTTACCGTTACTTGCAGCATTGTTTTTTGACAATTTATCACACTTTGTCAAAACAGGCAAAACCGGTATATCGAGTGTCCTGAGCCACATCCATGCTTCTTTATCGATTTTTGTTCCCGGGTGACGAATATCGAGCAGCCAGATTACCCCCTGAAGGCCTTTTCGTTTTTCACAATAGTCTGAAATCAGCCGCGACCAGCGCTGTTTTTCCTTGCCGTTAACTTTAGCATATCCATATCCGGGAAGATCAACCCAGATAATATTATTACTCAGCCGAAAATAGTTTGCCAGACTGGTTTTGCCGGGTGTTTTCGATACCTTTGCAAGATGCTTCCGATTAAAAACATGATTTAGAAAGGATGATTTTCCCACATTGGAACGCCCCAAAAGACAATATTCATCTTCCCTTGCCGGGAATATATCTTTATAATGAGCAAAGGAACGGACAAATTCGGCGTTAATTTTATCGTAATTTGTCATATTTATTCACAAAGCCTTGTTAAAGTAGCCGGATGCTTTATTATTTTATTGAGGTATTAACCTTTAAAATATGATTTGCTCAGCACAATAATTCTACCACCCTTTTATTTCATTTGCAAGAGACCGAGAGTGTTTTATGACAATACAGGAAGCGATACAGAACATCATCGACGGTATTAGTTTGTCGGTTGATGAAACACGGGAAATATTCAACGCCATTATGTCCGGTGACGCTACCGAAGCTCAAATAGGGGCATTCATTGTTGCCCTCCGCATGAAAGGCGAAACAATTGAAGAAATTACGGGTGCGGCAGAAGTGATGCGCGACAAGGCTATCCATGTTATGCCGTCTCAGAAAAAGCACGTTGTCGATACCTGTGGGACGGGAGGAGACCGGTCGAATACATTCAACATTTCTACGGCTACGGCCTTTGTTACCGCCGGAGCAGGTGCTGTTGTAGCAAAGCATGGTAACCGCTCGGTATCCAGTAAAAGCGGAAGTGCCGATGTTCTGGAAGCATTGGGAGTTACGATCGGTGCAGATCCATCGGTTATGAAAGCCTGTCTGGATGAAATCGGAATCTGTTTTCTTTTTGCCCCCATGCTGCATAAGGCCATGAAATATGCAATCGGCCCCCGGAAACAGATAGGAATCAGGACCATTTTCAATATTTTGGGCCCCTTAACAAATCCATCGATTGCCCAATCTCAACTCCTCGGCGTCTTTTCGCCAAATCTCACAAGTCCGCTTGCAAATGTACTGAAAAATATGGGGACAAAAAGAGCCTTTGTTGTACACGGCAATGATGGTCTCGATGAAATATCTCTATCCTCACCAACAACAATTTCTGAGTTGAAAGACGGAGAAGTTTCAACCTATACGATCGAGCCCGAACAGTTCGGACTTACCAAACATTCCCCTACAGCAATTATGGGCGGTGATTCTCAGAAAAACGCATCCATGATTCAAGACATCTTCTCCGGCACACCAGGTCCCTGCAGAGATATCGTTGTGCTGAATTCAGCATTTGCTATTGCTGCATCCGGCCTGACCAGCACCCCCGAAGACGGCATCAGGCTAGCCAAGGAATCGATCGATTCCGGTAAAGCGAGAGAGAAGCTTGCACAGCTTGTTGCGATGAGTAAGGGGTGAGGACAAACTTGGGGAGCGAAGGTCGAAGGCGATGCACTGAGTTTGCCGAAGTGTCTACAAAGGGGGGTATAGGGTATTTTTCCTTTTCACATCGCTATCGCTCTCGTTGTCTCACCTCTCTTTACTT
The nucleotide sequence above comes from Chitinivibrionales bacterium. Encoded proteins:
- a CDS encoding YihA family ribosome biogenesis GTP-binding protein; protein product: MTNYDKINAEFVRSFAHYKDIFPAREDEYCLLGRSNVGKSSFLNHVFNRKHLAKVSKTPGKTSLANYFRLSNNIIWVDLPGYGYAKVNGKEKQRWSRLISDYCEKRKGLQGVIWLLDIRHPGTKIDKEAWMWLRTLDIPVLPVLTKCDKLSKNNAASNGKKYREIFHFTFEPVMYSIVDSGSRERFWKAFYSWRERSGCDK
- the trpD gene encoding anthranilate phosphoribosyltransferase, whose product is MTIQEAIQNIIDGISLSVDETREIFNAIMSGDATEAQIGAFIVALRMKGETIEEITGAAEVMRDKAIHVMPSQKKHVVDTCGTGGDRSNTFNISTATAFVTAGAGAVVAKHGNRSVSSKSGSADVLEALGVTIGADPSVMKACLDEIGICFLFAPMLHKAMKYAIGPRKQIGIRTIFNILGPLTNPSIAQSQLLGVFSPNLTSPLANVLKNMGTKRAFVVHGNDGLDEISLSSPTTISELKDGEVSTYTIEPEQFGLTKHSPTAIMGGDSQKNASMIQDIFSGTPGPCRDIVVLNSAFAIAASGLTSTPEDGIRLAKESIDSGKAREKLAQLVAMSKG